A single Phalacrocorax aristotelis chromosome 18, bGulAri2.1, whole genome shotgun sequence DNA region contains:
- the ALDOC gene encoding fructose-bisphosphate aldolase C yields the protein MTHQYPALTAEQKKELSDIALRIVAPGKGILAADESVGSMAKRLNQIGVENTEENRRLYRQILFSADNRVKKCIGGVIFFHETMYQKADDGTPFVQMIKDKGIVVGIKVDKGVVPLAGTDGETTTQGLDGLSERCAQYKKDGADFAKWRCVLKISDNTPSALAIMENANVLARYASICQQNGIVPIVEPEILPDGDHDLKRCQYVTEKVLAAVYKALSDHHVYLEGTLLKPNMVTPGHSCPTKYSPEEIAMATVTALRRTVPPAVPGVTFLSGGQSEEEASINLNAINTCPLVRPWALTFSYGRALQASALNAWRGQRDNATAATEEFVKRAEVNGLAALGKYEGSGDDSGAAGQSLYVANHAY from the exons ATGACGCACCAGTACCCCGCGCTGACGGCCGAGCAGAAGAAGGAATTGTCGGACATCGCGCTGCGTATCGTGGCCCCGGGCAAGGGCATCCTGGCCGCCGATGAGTCCGTAG GGAGCATGGCGAAGCGCCTCAACCAGATCGGGGTGGAGAACACGGAGGAGAACCGCCGGCTGTACCGCCAGATCCTCTTCAGCGCCGACAACCGGGTGAAGAAATGCATCGGGGGCGTCATCTTCTTCCACGAGACCATGTACCAGAAGGCTGATGATGGCACCCCCTTCGTCCAGATGATCAAGGACAAGGGCATCGTCGTGGGCATCAAG GTGGACAAGGGCGTCGTGCCACTGGCCGGGACAGATGGCGAGACCACCACGCAGG GTCTGGACGGGCTGTCGGAGCGCTGTGCCCAGTACAAGAAGGATGGGGCTGACTTCGCCAAGTGGCGCTGCGTGCTGAAAATCAGTGACAACACCCCCTCTGCGCTCGCTATCATGGAGAACGCCAACGTCCTGGCCCGCTACGCCAGCATCTGCCAGCAG AACGGCATCGTGCCCATCGTGGAGCCAGAGATCCTGCCCGATGGTGACCATGACCTCAAGAGGTGCCAGTATGTGACGGAGAAG GTGCTGGCAGCTGTCTACAAGGCACTGAGTGACCACCACGTCTACCTGGAGGGGACCCTGCTGAAACCCAACATGGTGACCCCCGGGCACTCCTGCCCCACCAAGTACAGCCCAGAGGAGATCGCCATGGCCActgtcactgccctgcgccgcaccgtGCCCCCGGCCGTGCCAG gtgTCACCTTCCTGTCCGGGGGTCAGAGTGAGGAGGAGGCTTCCATCAACCTCAACGCCATCAACACGTGCCCGCTGGTGCGGCCATGGGCCCTCACCTTCTCCTACGGGCGGGCGCTGCAGGCATCGGCGCTCAACGCCTGGCGCGGCCAGCGGGACAACGCCACTGCCGCCACGGAGGAGTTCGTCAAGCGCGCAGAG GTGAACGGGCTGGCAGCGCTGGGCAAGTACGAGGGCAGCGGGGACGACTCGGGGGCCGCCGGGCAGTCCCTCTACGTGGCCAACCATGCCTACTGA